Proteins from a single region of Amblyomma americanum isolate KBUSLIRL-KWMA chromosome 10, ASM5285725v1, whole genome shotgun sequence:
- the LOC144107126 gene encoding neuroglian-like, with translation MKVGPVQPLVLLLLAAVAVASTIQLASPPTLVKQPPREIRYTVSVSNDESEDRPFVLECEAVGNPEPSYKWTKNGREFDPTHSDDRITQQPGRGSLVFTQPSDEDEGMYQCEATNPHGTFVSTTSWVRKVETGESADGPPKVVRATEGASLSL, from the coding sequence ATGAAGGTTGGACCAGTGCAACCTCTGGTGCTCCTGTTGCTTGCTGCAGTGGCAGTGGCCAGCACCATTCAGCTGGCCTCGCCGCCCACCCTGGTGAAGCAACCACCGCGCGAAATCCGGTACACGGTGTCTGTCTCCAACGATGAGTCGGAGGATAGACCCTTCGTCTTGGAGTGCGAAGCCGTGGGAAACCCCGAACCCAGCTACAAGTGGACAAAGAATGGCCGGGAGTTTGACCCCACCCACTCCGACGACCGCATCACTCAGCAGCCAGGCCGCGGCTCACTCGTCTTCACCCAGCCGAGTGACGAAGACGAAGGGATGTACCAATGCGAGGCGACAAACCCTCATGGCACGTTCGTGTCCACCACCTCCTGGGTACGCAAGGTCGAGACAGGCGAGTCTGCCGATGGTCCGCCTAAAGTGGTCCGTGCCACGGAGGGTGCTTCGCTGTCCTTGTAG